The Lathyrus oleraceus cultivar Zhongwan6 chromosome 5, CAAS_Psat_ZW6_1.0, whole genome shotgun sequence genome includes the window TAAAACTCAATTTCTCTTAGACTTAATTTTCTGCACCCGAACTTCTAtaaatcattcccttagctaaatatagtgacgttagtagcactagtttgaccatcggtccctgtgggtttgatatcttttaaaactaaaatgactggactgtgcacttgcagtcaagtacccgattGACTATATTCTATATACAATCACGCACGTATCaaggcgccaattggattggcacctcagtgtaaaatgcatttttttttgttaaatggtctacgtgatacataattttgaaataagaccaattgatattaataaaatttcccgtttacacaaaaaatcctaatggtgatgaccgggatcacttaaccgacctccggtcccatatcccctagctaccctaatTCGTGGCCCTAACCCGCGTTGATGATTCACTAttggtgtttgagcatctgagaggccaggagcgtcactactAACTACAGGAGATGgcctgttgaggtagtcagacaagtcggcatagtaTTTAGTATGCATCGAGGGTGTACCTCCGTAactgagttcatgacccatgtcagagtagttgggttgtatttgactcattggtgggcgaccgggacggttgaagggagacatgggtgtgaatgatgctTCGAGGAAAGattggaaaggttgttggggtgtttggtagagatatggttgttggaggttttggttttgtgaggtttgagcttcttggctatggtaggaaGAGGGGCAGTTGGTGTTGAATGATCATTGGGTGTTCTGGCTAAGGcggctttggtagggtgatgtggtgggtgcgaagcgatgttgggtctcaggttaATGGTCAATTTGTTGatggtggtatggggtatgctcttggtattggggttggatgtatgacatgttttggttgtatgtttgtgtgttggttgaacggaacgtttgacggacatggggttgtgtgtatccggtctgacaatgttgttgggggtttgatgttgaggtgtcaggtaTGTAAGTTTGTTGGTGTGGGTCGTacaggtacatatcctcggcgatgaactgaaaaccaaccgatctgtaccaagccatataagtacgaattggtttttcttcatttggcatgactgcgttagttaagacatggtcatgacgatgcttccatttgcgacactccgatcttgtgaagctttgccatggattgaagttccattggtcgttaactttgtGCAGATGTCATTCTCCTAGGCTTGCTGGGGGATCTGAGATGTTTTGGGGCATACTGAACTGtaacttcacacgatcactgttgtgcatcttCACAGTTGTGAAtcgtattatcggtgtgcatgcagtccatacggccgcgtcttcagcgttgacctcatggtcatgatccaaattaaggtatggacgccaaatgaactgaaatgtgaaagaaaatAGGATTATAATCttggtagaagaagttaacaaattataacgaaataatgaggttattatccttacgtatgtcggtcgaaggtgatccaacagattGTGATACTGAGTAATATAATGTCTAtgacatctgttataactcataccacgtgcagaccatctgcaccaaaaaggtaaaaaaatattagttagagatgataatctttaaagaagtaagtaaatatatagcaatttaaacaacttacttttgtgcatacgggaatgtgaaagggttgttgttgacgggtgctagggacgATAGTCTTaaccaaccccatgcttggagcaaaacagcacatccagaaaatgtagatatgtctttgtgtgagtttttgcacaaggagctatagagatagataagacaagcagatccccaactgtaacttcctatttTATCTACATGTataagtaaaggtaaatacataatatgcatacTAGGATGAATAAATAGgatgtctaagtaaaggtaatCTACATGTAACtccctttttctttccttttctcTTACATTACcaaaaaaaaactctaaaaatatattttatttttttatcaattattataataattaaaatttattatttaaagATGAATAAGTAGGATGTCACGAATTTAATCCTACACCCTACCTTTAATTGAGTTGGTTTAAGAGGGTAAAAATgtatatttaaaaataaaaaaataaattattttcaACCATTTTAAAATTGAAATATTATACCACTGATTAATTTTCCCTTCCAAAATTGTGCTCGGGTAGGTaacaaattaaaagcaaaaaGTATTGGCTTAATAATCATGAAATTCATATTAGAGTAGCAGAGCAGCACTGAACTCAAGAACCAACTGCCCAAAGCACCGCGCCCCTATTCTCCGATTCACAACCTAGTAACTTCCGTCTTCACTTTTTACTAATTTCTACTCTAATCATCATCAACAAACCTTTCTTTTTAATCACTACAAGTTTTCTTTTTAACCTGAAATTTCCGGAAAAAAATTGATATTTCCATATAGGGTATATCAACATTTTTGTAATTTTGTGAATTTGTAATTATTTTTGGATTTCTATGCCTGGATTCTTAATTCAACGTGAAATTAATAGGGTTCTTTCATTTGCATCTTATTCATTAGGTTATTTCACACTTATATTGAGATTCTACTGTTAGTTCATGACTTAGGTAGATGTTGTGTTTGCTCTAATAGCTTCCCAATTAAAAGTTTAGTGTGGGAAAAAGTTGATATACAGTAACTAATTTTAACTTATACAACAAACTATTGCTTTTAAAACTAGGAGTTACTGTAAGATTCTTTGAATATTTATTTTTTCTGAATTGTTTATTTGAGAAGTTTATTCACACTGGACATTTATATATTGTTGATTATGTGACATGTCTATGGTTGTTCTTATCAGTGAATTCTAGGAACCATGAAAGAGAAACTGACTCGAGATGTGTATGCAAGTTAGTTTATTCTCGCCGGAGAAAGAAAACAGAGATCATGAAAGAGGTGATAGAAATTGACCCCGAAGGTTAGGTTTCTATCATGGTGTTTCATAAAATTTATGTCTTTTGATAAGTTCATTAAAACCTAGACATTGATATCTATTGGGAGGCAATCAGAGAAGTTGATTATGTCTCTCATTGTTCTTATCAGTCGATTTTGCGAATCAGGAAGGAGAAATTGACTCAAGACATGTAGATGCAATAGGAACTGTTGATTCAATTTTTCCATTTAATTCTAAGAGTATTCCTCGGCGACCGCGGACAAAATGCAAGCGAAAATCCAAAGGCAATGAAGCTCTCTCTAGATCCAAGGAAAAGCTAAACAGTCAAGTCTTTGATAACTACTTAGTGTGAGTTACAGTCTAATGATTCACTGTCCAATGATTTGTTATGGAAAATAAACAGCATCAAACTCACGGGCTTGTTTctaaatataaatataatttatCTGACAGGAAAATATGGAAGAGTTTCTCAGAAGATAGAAAAATGTCATTTGCATACTTGGACAGTTTATGGTTTAGCCTTTACAGGAATCCTTCATCTAAAGATAAGGTGCTGAGTTGGATTAATAAAGAACGTATTTTCACGAAGGCGTATGTTTTTGTGCCTATAGTCTGCTGGTAAGCGCATTCAAATTCCTTTAATGTCTATGAGTCTTTTATTCGTTAAATGTCAATCCATTGAGTTTATCCTTTGAAATCACGACGATTTTGCAGGGGTCATTGGAACCTCTTGATCTTCTGCCATTTTGGTGAGAACTTGCGATCCGTTACCGAATCACGTTGTATGTTGTTACTGGATTCTCTTGAAATGGCGAATCCAAGGCGGCTTGAACCAGAGATAAGAAGGTGTGCCTCATTCAACAATATCTACTTATTTTGATCAGACATTTGTGTCCTGTCTAAAAGTTTTTAAAATTTACCGGCTTTTATCTTCGTTTGTAGATTTGTACGAGACATTTATAAAGCAGGGGACAGGCCGGAGACTAAGCATCTGATATCTCAAATCCCATTATTAGTGCCCAAGGTGATAACAATGAGCCCTTTTTATATTGCAGGTTAAAAGGTTAAAAGAAGACTAATTACTACTATATTGCAGGTGCCACAACAAAAAGATGGTACTGAATGTGGGAACTTCGTCCTTTATTTCATTAAATTGTTTTTGGAACTCGCACCTGATAAATTTAGCATGGAGGGGTACCCTTACTTTGTAAGTTTTCTCTTGAGCAGTTTTTGAAAATTATTCATGAAATCACACATTTCGATTTAGTTTTGTTTTCCATTGGCATGATGCAGATGAAAAAAGATTGGTTTACATTCGAAGAATTGGATCGGTTTTGTGAGAGCTTGACTCATTGATCTGAATGTCCCCAAATTTGAGTAGACCGAGACTGATATATACTAATATACAGCATTGTAGATTGGTTGGTAGTTTCGACTTAATAAGAATTTCATTAGGACTGCTGAAATTGATGTTTACAGTACTAGTTGGCTTCTATTGATGCAATTGTTTGACTTTTTTATGAAGTGTTTAGATTGATAGGAGCAGTATATATAGTTTTGATAGTAAAAATGTGTACTATGTATTAGTAATATTGTGTGTGTTCATTGACGATATTATGAACTCAGGATCTTAGTTTTAAAATGGTAAACATGATTTTGTTTTCCAACATGAAAGAAATATTTGGTATAAATAAGGAAAGTGATTTAAAGCTTTTCAGTGATATAGAATTCAGTCAAAATTCAGAAATGAAGTTTGGAATTAGAAATAACAAGACATGTATTCAGCAAACAAGTTCCATGTCTGATTTGTGTTACCAGAAATGTAATTTGTATGCTACGAAGTTACAATTATTTTAAAATAGCACATTTAAATAGAATTTATCCTGTCACCCCATACTTTGACTTGCTTTCCCATGTATTTTTATAATACTCATTATTATTGTCAACATTTTATTAAGTCCAGACAAAAAAAATCGGTAGAATAAGTAAAAAAATCCGgtataaataaaaaaaattggtaatagatataaaaaaaaatacaGGATGTTTCAAAAATTCAGTATGTGGACTTACATACCGATTTTTTAAAAGTATTTATCTTTTATCGAATTTTTTGAATAAAGCTGAAAAATTCGGTAGTTTAAAAGGTACTGTTTTTTTTCAAAATCAGTTTTCAGATACCCGATTTTTAGTGGATATGTGAAAAGTCCGGTTGTGTAAATTGAAGAGTTGAGATTTTGCTGACAGTTTTGTACATTTGCGATTGCACCGTTTGTTTTTGGTGGTTTGGAATGAATTCAAAGTTGTATAAATAGGTATCATATACTGTTAAGAAAAATATCTTAGAATGTCTTAGTTTTTATTTAAGGCAAAATTGTACTTCAACAAGGTGAAACCTCCTGTAGAGTTTCGGCTCCCAGAGAACACCACAAATCTCGCCCTTCTGAGATCCAAGTTGAATAATATGTTGTCCGATACCGAGAACAAAAAGGTGAGTAAAAACAAGTTTCTTGCACCATGGATTGATACTGATGGATGGGTGAAATACGATAGTGTTAAGTTGAAGAGTGATGAGGAATTGAAGGTTATGCAGAGAGCATATCACCATAGGCTAACTAAGAGATTGATCGAGTTTGATGCGACAATTACTAGATCTGTCGACAACATAATCAAGATGTTAAAATATCAAAAATCATCCGGTAGTGTTTAGATTTtcttatttattattattttgttaagTTATGTAACCGTTTGTCTCATCATGCAATAATGGAAGTGTCAAAATGTTATGTAATAACCGTTTGCCGCTTGTATTGCATGGCATGTCGTAACTCGACAACCATGCACTTTACGAGGGACAACTAGGAACTATCATCCTGAAAGAGTCTTGACTCTATGGTTTTTATACACATCTCCGCAACACGCCGACAGACTGTCGTCACACTCTCTATCTGCTCATCGCAAAGCTCAAGTACCTTTTGGTTAACTGGTCTAGATGGTCCTCCAAGAGCGTCTGACTTCATGTTAGGGTGAGACACCCTGTAGAACCATGTCAAGTAACCCTTAGTAAAATACAAATGTACATGAGCTGACTCCCGACGATACTCCTTTGGTACCAAGTGACTCTCGAAATCATTCAGTATCGTGTGTAGAACTCTGTGGCGCAAGCAGGGAAGAGCGGACTCATGGGGAGGTCTCTGAATAATTTTCAAGTAGGCAAACTGGTACATCACTCATTTGGGAATACAATGATACATAAGAGATGCCACACATCCCAGTCAGCCGGAGTATAAGGAAATGACGTCAAACTGGCGAGTCTGACGGTGACTAGGGATGGCTATTAGACGCGTCCTCAGTGGGTACCCACAAAATTTATCCACAACGGATAGGGTAAAAACCTGCAAAATGGGTATGGGAACGGGCACGAACAGTTACCCATTAAAATAAGCGGGTATGGGCGCGGGTACGGGTATCTTAGTAACCACCCGGCCCCATATAAgcacaatatatatatatatatatatatatatatatatatatatatatatatatatatatatatatatatatatatatatatatatatatatatatatatatatatatatatatatatatcaaaattACATGGGTATGGGTTCGGGTACGGGAATTTTTTCAAACTGCGGTATGGGGATGGGTACTATAATACCCTACCCATATCCTACACATTATCATCCCTAGGTGACCCTCGTATGGGCATGAGCAAACggaaggtagagaaaaacaagaaagagggtttgaattgtttttggaaaataaaaaCTTTTTAGAATAGAGACATACACAGAAACAAAAGAATTCAACACAAAATTTTATACcggttcgcttgaaattcaaagctactccagtccaccgGGCCAAGGTGAttttcgccttcaaaaaggacttaatccactaatcttgaaagattacacaaacaactGTCTAAGAGAATAATAATCCCTTAGCTCTCTCAAGTAATCAGACTACACAAAGTCACTTAAGGAAATATCTTAGCAATAAAAGGATTACAGTAACGGAAAGTGATTCTAACAATAAGCAGAGATTACACAAGATAAGTACAAGAGTTATTCTGACGttagagcagcagctcgtgagaGAAGGAATAACAAATGGCGGAAGTGTTGTATTCTCGTATGTTTTCTGTATCTCTTTGGATGGCGTtccgtcctttatataggaatATAGAGCAGACTGTTAAGTGACGTTAATGTAAGAATCTTGAGCATTGAAGGATGATTAAAGTCATTAATCTCCGTGTTCTTTCCAAAGCAATATTTGGAGCGTCATAATATCCTTCtaaaaatagtttctttccataAGCGAGTTTCTTCGTGGTTAAGCTTTCTGGATCAGGGGATCCTAACGTCAGAGTCTTGATTCCTGCTTCAGATGATGATTGCTATTGACTGTCTTCAGAGTTTCTTTTTACTTTGACTATGTCAGAGCGTACGTCTTCAGATCTAGAGTCATTCCTCCACTTCAGAGTGTCTGACTTCTTTAGTTTAGCTTGCACTTGCATttgatcagagtcagagcttctggTTGTGTATCTTCTGAGTAGTATCTTAGCgcttgattctgtatctgatgattgtCTATCTGATTGTTTTGATCAGAGTTCTTCACACTTAGGAAAATctcgttagggtaccatttttgtttcatcctttgttatcatcaaaatcttagagatacattgtagaactaaatttgttcttacaatctccctctttttgatgatgataaaacaAGTCAGAGTGATGATGAAACAGTAAGTAATATCTCAGAATCAGATAAAGAGAAtggactccccctgagttagagCATCAAATATAACAGAAGTTCTTATCGGACCTTCCTTGTGTGGTAGTTTGTTTTGTACCTTAGCTATTATCCTGCATAACTTTAGTTCTCATAAGTCGTTAAGATATTTAATGTTTGCAGTGCCTTGAGAGGTTTAGATATGTattttcatcagagttgttttaGTTATCCCCctttgtcagaataaaaaagacaGAAATATAGGCAGGAAATGGATATTCATATATATAAGAGAAAACAGGTACAGATAGGCAGCAATGAAATCATATAGCAGAAAGCATAaaaagacattataataaaagCAATAAGCAAAAAGCCTAAGTGCCTAACGGTTTGGGGGAGGAGGCATCCTTTAGAGCAGCTGagtcagcagattctgaatgttggTGTTAACGGAATCCTGGTGATCCAACCTTGCTCGTACCACTTGTTGTTCTTTTTGCAATTCCTTCAGATTCTTTAAGACCAGAGGGGCAAAACCAGAGTTAGATTGCTCCCCCTGAGTCAAGGCATCAGCACTGGCCTTGGCGGCTTCCTCTACAACAATACGTGTTGCTTCTTCAGTTTCAGCTTTTGCTTTTTCCTCAGCCTCAGCAGCAGCAGCTTCAGCAACAGCcttctcttcagcttctctgatcCTTTTCTCTTCTTCCAGACGagctttctcttctgcttccttcCTGGCCTTTTCCTCAGCCTTTATGGCCAAGCGAGCTTGTAGCCTTATTCCAACATCTCTGATGAAGCCGTTGCATACTTGTTCAAAGAAGCCTTTaagtttgaaggcttcagaggtcatccatctaatcactctgttccagtggaTTCTCACTAtagagggatcatcactgatgccagagttgatagacagagacttgatcttctccaCTGAAGACTCTGCAAACAAAGTTATTGCTTCTTCTAAAGTGGGGAAGGCAATTTCTGGTTCAGAGTTAGAGGATGGGGAGGGCGGTGGAGATGAACTGGTGTCAGCGGGATCGTGAGTAGGAGGGATGATGGCATCAGAGGTTGGTGGCGGGGGAATATCAGAGCAAGATGGTGTTGTTTGTTCAGGTTGTGGATTTGGTTGATGTTCAGATAGTGAGGGTACTGGTTGTTTAGGAGGTGGATTAGTTTGTTGTGTAGGGGTTGGTGTTTGAGGTTGATCAAATGGAGGTGTATTTTGTTGTTCAGGGGGTGGAGAggtgacttcaggttcaggttcaggttgTAATGGCTGCTGTGAGGCCAGAGCACGTGCCTGAAGTTGAGCTAGAGTGGGGGACTGGGGGTCAGATGGTTCGTTGTCTGATGACAGAATATAGTATGGTGGGGATAAAGATGAGGAGTATGACAGTGAGGTGGTTTCGTTCAGCATTTCTGCTTCAGAAATGGGTAGGGTAGTGTTTGCGAGATTGAATTTGAGGGATGGTGGGTTAGAagttctggtggttgagggaggtGTTTCTGATGGGGTGTAAATGAGAGTGTTTTGAGGGAGAGAAGAAGAAACGGACTTTAATTTAACAGAGCAAGAAGGAGGCATAGAATTACTTGGAGAATTAGCCAGAGAGACTGGAGGTCTTGACCCGGAGGTTTCTCCCAACTTTGCCTTATTTTCCTTCTTGGACTTCTCAGAGGGCTCTCGCgtcctcttcatgaagtttggtggatgctcAGGTAGCCAGTCCACTGAGAACTCAGAAATGTCCACCCCTTGGTTTGTAAGATCTTGCAGATAGTGAGCTACCACTTCTTGAGGGTCAATCTTTGAGAACAGATAGAGACCGTTGGGGATCTTCCTTTGGTCCTTCTGTGTTCCCAGGAAGTGTCTAGAGTTGGTTTAGCTCTGGCCTGCTcaattatccccatactcttcAAGTTTCGAGCATTCAGAGGTCTTTCAGTGTCAACAGTGATATCTTCCATCAGATTGTGACGGATCAGATGATCCACCAATCCACTCTCGATCAGAACATCCGAGATAAGTCTTCCTAGAGGCATGTAGTTTCTGGTCTTCATGTTGTTTATGGTATCTTTGATAGaatctctgagatacttgaagagcaGCGCTGGTAGATTCAGTTTCAGCCCTTTGTAGATGCAGTAAAGGATGCACTTCTGATATGTGTTGATGTATTCAAAAGAGTTTGATGCAGGGCGGTGATGGATGGTGCCTAggatgatcttcagccagacgCGGAGATTCTGATGCAGTTCTTTGTTTTTGGAGTGTTTACCCTCAGCGTTCTGTTGAAAGATGGTGGGGGTTATTTCCTGAGACAAATACTTTGCCTTAGGATTTAGATTCTTCTTCCTCCCGTCGTTTCCATGTTCAGAAGGGAGGCTATTGATTTGTCAGTGATGACTATTTTGACTCCCAGAACGTGAGAGACGATATAGTGATCATTTGAGTCTGCGAAAtgccagaactccttcaccagataGGTGTGCACTGGACCGTAGAGTATCTGAaagtaggtttcccacccttgcattctTAGCTCCTCAGTAAGGTCTATGCCATTACGCTTCATATTGTCGAAATCTACCAGCGATTCGCACAATACCTCAAGCTTCTCAAATGGTGTTGCAAGATGGATGTGaggttcacggtcaagaatgtggggttctcTGTAGATGGGGGTTGAGACGACACCAGTAGTTGCAGTAGTTTGTTGCGTAGAAATGGGTGTTTCATCATTGGATTCCATATGTTGTGAGTAGTTATAGACTAGTTGTTGTTGAGCATCCTTGTAGAAATTGTTGAAATGGTTGAAGGATGAAGAACTTGCTTTGAAGATGATGAAGACCTTGATGAcgatgaagaactgagagagagagagagagagagggtttGTGTAGGGTGTGAGTGTAAAGTGTGAGCTTATGATGAGTGAAAAGTATAAATACCCAAATAGGTGCATGCAAAACGACAGTGTTAGAGGATTTTAGAAGTTATGAAATTAATGATGCACATTATCCGAGTTTACACACTTAGGGGAGAAATGATTACAGcccatgatggaggtctaatccccaaatcagcatactgctcgaggagatttcaagggtttgtctcttgatttctgctagacagctgtctagaagatccaaagtCAGGCGCATGATGCCCCACATGTTGATTTATCTtatcttcaggaataccaaaggattgggTCATGAGGATTTATGATTCAGATAACTCCTAACcggtagaagtatcagagtcaaATCAAGATGCCAGATGTTTAATTCAGAgccttatttttctatttcagaGAAGCATATTTGGGTTATTTTGGGCAATTTAGAATGtttaaatttttcaaaataaaagagaatttgTCTTCGGCTAGGGGTTTAGTAaaaatatcagcccattgatggtctgtatcaataaattttaatgaTATTACCCCTTTTTGAgcatagtctctgataaaatgatgttttatttgtatgtgcttagctctggaatgcaagataggattcttacttaaacagatggcaacagtattatcacaaaagataggaacgttcctctcaaagatcagaaggtcttctagttgatttttcatccatagcatctgagtagtgcagagtgacgctgatatatattctgcttctgtAGTAGACAAGGCgatggttgactgtcttttgctggcccatgatatgagattgtttcccaagaattgacagttcccagatgtacttttgCATTCCATTCTTtcccctgcataatctgcatcgcaataaccagagagcctatactctgatgttttctcatacatcaggccaaggttagaGGTTCCTTTCAGATAACTTAGGATTCTTTTAATAGCTGTTAAGTGAGATTCCCTAGGATCTGATTAGAATCTAGCGCAAAGACATACACTAAAAAGAATATCAGTGTGTGTAGCAGTTAGATAGAGAAGGAAGTCTATCATACCACGATGGATCTTCTGGCAAACCTTTTGACTAgtttcttctttctccagaatgcaggttggatgcatgggtgtcttagcaggtttgcattctgccatttcgaatttcttcagaatgtcttttatgtacttactttgatatacataagtagcttctgaagcttgattgatttgaattcccataaagaactttagttcttgcattaagctcatttcaaattctgtctgcattagctcagaaagttcttgacatacagaggggttagctgaaccaaaaataatatcatcaacatatatctggcatatcatgagatcatttcaaatgtttttacagaagagtgtagagtcaattcttcctctaataaaatcatgttctAGGAGAAAGTTgcttaatctttcataccaagctctaggagcttgttttagtccatacaatgatttctttagtttaaaaacgtgttctggacatttagaactttcaaagcctggaggttgattgacatacaccTCTTCTGgtatataaccattaaggaatgcactcttgacatccatctgatatagtttgatggaatgatttacagcaaatgaaacaagtaagcgaatagattctaacctggcgactggggcaaaggtttcattgtagtcaatgccttcttattgactgtaaccttgtgccaccagtcgtgctttctt containing:
- the LOC127084252 gene encoding probable ubiquitin-like-specific protease 2A → MNSRNHERETDSRCVCKLVYSRRRKKTEIMKEVIEIDPEVDFANQEGEIDSRHVDAIGTVDSIFPFNSKSIPRRPRTKCKRKSKGNEALSRSKEKLNSQVFDNYLVKIWKSFSEDRKMSFAYLDSLWFSLYRNPSSKDKVLSWINKERIFTKAYVFVPIVCWGHWNLLIFCHFGENLRSVTESRCMLLLDSLEMANPRRLEPEIRRFVRDIYKAGDRPETKHLISQIPLLVPKVPQQKDGTECGNFVLYFIKLFLELAPDKFSMEGYPYFMKKDWFTFEELDRFCESLTH
- the LOC127080390 gene encoding uncharacterized protein LOC127080390, which translates into the protein MPPSCSVKLKSVSSSLPQNTLIYTPSETPPSTTRTSNPPSLKFNLANTTLPISEAEMLNETTSLSYSSSLSPPYYILSSDNEPSDPQSPTLAQLQARALASQQPLQPEPEPEVTSPPPEQQNTPPFDQPQTPTPTQQTNPPPKQPVPSLSEHQPNPQPEQTTPSCSDIPPPPTSDAIIPPTHDPADTSSSPPPSPSSNSEPEIAFPTLEEAITLFAESSVEKIKDVGIRLQARLAIKAEEKARKEAEEKARLEEEKRIREAEEKAVAEAAAAEAEEKAKAETEEATRIVVEEAAKASADALTQGEQSNSGFAPLVLKNLKELQKEQQVVRARVSHPNMKSDALGGPSRPVNQKVLELCDEQIESVTTVCRRVAEMCIKTIESRLFQDDSS